A window from Pseudomonas frederiksbergensis encodes these proteins:
- a CDS encoding DUF1345 domain-containing protein: MFFLARTHPRLTSAAALGIAVGILAPSDSIISKILFGWNAGVWIYLVLMFWLTTRAKAPDVKRIAEVEDENAGLVLFIVSIAAIASLATIAIELAGSRELETTRKLLHYGFTALTVIGSWLLIGVIFSVHYARLFYTWAGKDPALRFAENLTTPNYWDFLYFSFTISAAVQTSDVGVATRDLRKIVLAQTLIGFLFNTAILGFSINIAAGLFN; encoded by the coding sequence ATGTTCTTCCTCGCCCGCACCCACCCTCGCCTCACCTCTGCCGCCGCGCTTGGCATTGCCGTGGGCATCCTGGCGCCGTCCGACTCGATCATCAGCAAAATCCTCTTCGGCTGGAACGCCGGGGTCTGGATTTACCTGGTCCTGATGTTCTGGCTCACTACACGCGCAAAAGCGCCGGATGTGAAACGCATTGCCGAGGTCGAAGACGAAAACGCCGGGTTGGTGCTGTTTATTGTAAGCATCGCCGCGATTGCGAGCCTGGCGACCATCGCCATTGAACTGGCCGGCAGCAGAGAACTGGAAACCACCCGCAAACTGTTGCACTACGGCTTTACGGCATTGACCGTGATCGGTTCATGGCTGCTGATCGGGGTGATTTTCAGTGTGCACTACGCCCGTCTGTTCTACACCTGGGCCGGCAAAGACCCTGCGCTGCGTTTTGCTGAAAATCTGACAACGCCCAACTACTGGGACTTCCTGTATTTCTCTTTCACCATCAGCGCGGCGGTCCAGACGTCCGATGTCGGCGTGGCGACCCGGGACTTGCGCAAGATTGTCCTGGCGCAGACGCTGATCGGTTTCCTGTTCAACACGGCCATTCTGGGGTTCTCGATCAACATCGCCGCGGGACTGTTCAATTGA
- a CDS encoding AraC family transcriptional regulator, producing MTSHNWIDLAQDADTGIETLRAHFEGHAYDPHWHDSYLVGVTEQGVQQFNCRRAKHQSTPGKVFLLEPGDIHDGEAPTEDGFTYRMLYLDPQWLKRELSAVFDNAPDNSELSFANTLASDSRLAHATSLAFQTLHHGELKIVRQTALDGLLERLTSHLHWRARYGEDPRLPLVAQKAREYLHANAQYDIGLDHLAAATGVDRFRLTRAFKAAYGIAPHAYLVQLRLATARRMLARGEQPATVAMELGFADQSHLGRWFVRAYGLTPALYRKRCSNLPDA from the coding sequence ATGACTTCTCACAACTGGATCGACCTGGCCCAGGACGCCGACACCGGCATCGAGACCCTGCGTGCGCATTTCGAAGGCCATGCCTACGACCCGCACTGGCATGACAGCTACCTGGTGGGCGTCACCGAACAAGGCGTTCAGCAGTTCAATTGCCGCCGGGCGAAGCATCAAAGCACGCCGGGCAAGGTGTTTCTGCTCGAACCGGGCGACATCCACGACGGCGAAGCACCGACCGAAGACGGTTTCACCTACCGCATGCTGTACCTCGACCCGCAGTGGCTGAAACGTGAACTCAGCGCAGTCTTCGACAATGCCCCCGACAACAGTGAACTGAGTTTCGCCAACACCCTGGCCAGCGACTCGCGACTCGCCCATGCCACCAGCCTGGCGTTTCAAACCCTGCATCACGGTGAGCTGAAAATCGTCCGCCAGACCGCCCTCGACGGTTTGCTCGAACGCCTGACCAGTCACCTGCACTGGCGCGCCCGCTATGGCGAGGATCCGCGCCTGCCGCTGGTGGCGCAGAAGGCGCGGGAGTACCTGCACGCCAACGCACAATACGACATCGGCCTCGACCACCTGGCCGCAGCAACGGGCGTTGATCGCTTCCGCCTGACCCGCGCCTTCAAGGCCGCCTATGGCATCGCACCGCACGCTTACCTCGTGCAATTGCGCCTGGCGACCGCCCGACGGATGCTTGCCCGTGGCGAGCAACCGGCGACGGTGGCGATGGAGCTGGGGTTTGCCGATCAGAGCCACCTGGGCCGCTGGTTCGTCCGGGCCTATGGCTTGACGCCGGCGTTGTACCGCAAGCGCTGCTCAAATCTTCCAGACGCATGA